In one Perca fluviatilis chromosome 7, GENO_Pfluv_1.0, whole genome shotgun sequence genomic region, the following are encoded:
- the LOC120562377 gene encoding purine nucleoside phosphorylase-like, translating to MIIKDHINLPGFAGQHPLCGPNDERFGIRFPCMSDAYSKDLRRLAVEVGSELSCLSDYLSACLTTCLSVCLSVCL from the exons ATGATCATCAAAGACCACATCAACCTGCCGGGCTTCGCTGGGCAGCACCCACTGTGTGGACCCAACGACGAGCG tttCGGGATCAGGTTCCCCTGTATGTCCGATGCCTACAGTAAGGACCTGAGGCGCCTGGCTGTGGAGGTGGGCTCTGAGCttagctgtctgtctgactacctgtctgcctgtctgactacctgtctgtctgtctgcctgtctgtctgtctgtag